Genomic window (Candidatus Diapherotrites archaeon):
TTGAAATTGTCACTATTGCTGTCTTCCTTGTTTTTTATGCAGTGTTCCTTTCCTTTATTATCTTCAATGTGAGGAACAAATTGAATCGGGTTAGAATGGAGTACTACCTTAAAGATAAACTCCATAAATTTTCTTTCAAGCTTTTTCTCTTCTTTGTCTTTTACGTCTTCCTGTTGTTTTTTATTGCTGCAGCGCTCATAACTGCAGGCGTAAGCATTTATGCAGTAAACCTTCTTTTGTTACTGATCTCCATTGCATTGCTTTTTGTGCCGCAGGCAATTGTCGTGGATGAGGCTCCAATGGTTTACAGCATTCAAAACAATTTCGAGTTCATTGCAAAAAATCCTAAAAACTTTTTGAGGGCAGTCATTGCCTCAATGATCCTTCTCGCATTAATTCCATTAATTGAAATGGCCTTTGATTTTGTTGCGTTCTCTGGAAGATTTGTTTCAATTATAATTCTTTTGGTGCTAATAGTGCCTTACATTGAAGTGCTCAAGACAAGGCTTTACATGAGCAAGTTCGGGCTGGCTTTAGCGAACTCGCACTACTAAAAAAAAGCACAAGAATCAGAATTCAAATAAATAAAAGGCTTTTTCTTTGAATAATTAACTTTTTAATCCTTTTTGTTTTATTTTATAGAGTATGGAGAAGTTGATGGAGAAGGCAGAGAGGGCTGTAGTGGAATTAGACAAGATTGATCATAAAATAATTCAAATGCTATTGCAAGACGGAAGGGTTTCCTTCAGCACCATAGCAAAAGAAGTTCAATTGACCGATGTAGCAATAAAGAAGAGGGTTGACGGCCTCGTAAGGAAAGGCGTCATCAATTCAATTAACGCTAACCTGAACCTTAAAGTTTTAGGATACCAGAACCCTATTTTTGTGCAAATGAGGACAGAGGCAAGCAAAAGCAAGGACCTGGCAAAAAAATTAAGCTCCTATGATTACGTCCTGGAATTATACAATGTAATAGGCGAATACAATTTGCTCGCAAAACTTGTAGTGCCAGACCTAGACTCAGCAGAAACCTACATCAACACCCTTGGA
Coding sequences:
- a CDS encoding Lrp/AsnC family transcriptional regulator yields the protein MEKLMEKAERAVVELDKIDHKIIQMLLQDGRVSFSTIAKEVQLTDVAIKKRVDGLVRKGVINSINANLNLKVLGYQNPIFVQMRTEASKSKDLAKKLSSYDYVLELYNVIGEYNLLAKLVVPDLDSAETYINTLGVLDGVLDIKTQLVLNEIKKTNALPTHSLQKKL